In one Arenibacter antarcticus genomic region, the following are encoded:
- a CDS encoding ferritin-like domain-containing protein, whose product MKDLKELFEHQLQDLYSAENQLVVALPKMAKKASDSKLKKAFEDHLEETKEQKERLEEICEELGIEPDGEKCKAMEGLIKEAESFMQEAEGKEVMDAGLIAEAQRVEHYEISGYGTAVRFAKELGHNSIAKKLQQTLDEEYDADNKLDELAEGRLNKKAK is encoded by the coding sequence ATGAAAGATCTAAAAGAACTTTTTGAACATCAGCTTCAAGATTTGTATAGTGCCGAAAATCAATTGGTAGTTGCCCTGCCTAAAATGGCTAAGAAAGCCTCTGATTCGAAATTGAAAAAAGCTTTTGAAGACCATTTGGAAGAAACAAAGGAACAAAAAGAGCGATTGGAAGAAATTTGTGAAGAACTGGGTATTGAGCCAGATGGAGAAAAATGTAAGGCTATGGAAGGGCTAATAAAGGAGGCAGAAAGTTTTATGCAGGAGGCCGAAGGCAAAGAGGTCATGGATGCTGGCCTTATCGCTGAAGCCCAACGCGTAGAACACTACGAAATCTCCGGCTATGGTACTGCCGTTAGATTTGCCAAGGAACTTGGTCATAATTCAATCGCTAAAAAGCTCCAACAAACTTTGGACGAGGAATATGATGCTGATAATAAATTGGATGAGCTTGCAGAAGGTCGGCTCAATAAAAAAGCCAAATAA
- a CDS encoding DUF2945 domain-containing protein, whose product MTKFKVGNHVKWNSEAGYVTGKIIKIHHSNFNYKGYTHHASKDEPQYEIKSDKSDHIAAHKGSALTKI is encoded by the coding sequence ATGACAAAATTCAAGGTAGGCAATCATGTAAAATGGAATTCCGAGGCGGGCTATGTTACAGGTAAAATAATAAAGATTCATCATTCAAATTTCAACTACAAGGGATATACCCACCACGCCAGTAAGGATGAGCCCCAATATGAAATTAAAAGTGACAAATCCGATCATATTGCAGCCCATAAAGGGTCCGCACTTACCAAAATTTAG
- a CDS encoding VOC family protein yields MDILKVEGVLETALYVSDLKVSITFYKRLFNLETLMTNESFCALNVSEKQVLLLFLKDGAAWSKEEINVHKGPIPPHGGTGSLHLAFSIMESDLIPWRNLLNTNRIKIESEYKWERGGTSLYFRDPDNHLLELATPGLWSIY; encoded by the coding sequence ATGGACATTCTTAAGGTTGAAGGAGTATTGGAAACAGCACTATATGTATCCGATTTAAAGGTGTCTATTACCTTTTATAAAAGGCTCTTTAATTTGGAAACCCTTATGACGAACGAAAGCTTCTGTGCGCTAAATGTATCGGAGAAACAGGTTTTGCTTCTGTTTCTTAAGGATGGAGCAGCCTGGTCCAAGGAAGAAATTAATGTTCATAAGGGGCCAATACCTCCGCATGGTGGAACTGGAAGTCTTCATCTAGCTTTTTCAATTATGGAAAGCGACCTTATACCTTGGAGAAATTTGTTGAATACCAATAGAATTAAAATTGAAAGTGAATACAAATGGGAACGAGGTGGGACAAGCCTATACTTCCGTGATCCAGATAACCATTTATTGGAGTTGGCCACTCCAGGCTTGTGGTCCATATACTAG
- a CDS encoding VOC family protein, with translation MLTKSKAFSGFSVDDVQKAKIFYRGILGLQVRSNPMGMLELDLEGNNPIIIYPKENHIPATFTILNFPVEDIEVAVDALLEKGIVFEQYKELHTDEKGISHNEGPLIAWFKDPAGNILSIFQQE, from the coding sequence ATGTTAACAAAATCAAAAGCTTTCAGCGGTTTTTCCGTGGACGACGTGCAAAAGGCGAAAATATTTTATAGGGGAATCTTGGGATTGCAAGTAAGGAGCAATCCTATGGGGATGCTGGAACTAGATCTTGAAGGAAATAATCCAATTATTATTTATCCTAAAGAAAATCATATTCCGGCAACCTTTACTATCCTAAATTTTCCCGTGGAAGATATTGAAGTGGCAGTTGATGCCCTCCTGGAAAAAGGAATTGTATTTGAACAGTACAAAGAGCTACATACCGATGAAAAAGGGATATCACATAACGAAGGACCGTTGATTGCCTGGTTTAAGGATCCCGCAGGTAATATTCTTTCCATATTTCAACAAGAATAA
- a CDS encoding DUF305 domain-containing protein, whose product MKNSNYTNFILMLICSAISMYITMYFNTYEFNHIYFSWTRMYMTFIGIGGMAIVMLLFMLKMYQNRIKNTSIILGSILLMTISTYLVRQQIPINDIKWMEAMIPHHSIAILTSGRADIKDPEVKKLAEKIIKAQEKEIREMKEMIDRLEKN is encoded by the coding sequence ATGAAAAACTCCAATTATACCAATTTTATTCTAATGTTGATTTGCTCTGCTATTTCAATGTATATAACGATGTATTTTAATACCTATGAATTTAATCATATTTACTTTAGTTGGACTAGAATGTATATGACCTTTATAGGAATTGGAGGAATGGCAATTGTTATGCTTTTGTTTATGCTTAAAATGTATCAAAACAGAATAAAAAATACAAGCATAATACTTGGCAGTATTTTGTTAATGACCATTTCAACTTATTTGGTCCGGCAACAAATTCCTATCAATGATATAAAATGGATGGAAGCAATGATACCGCATCATTCCATTGCCATACTAACTAGTGGTCGTGCAGATATAAAGGACCCAGAAGTGAAAAAACTGGCAGAAAAAATTATCAAAGCGCAAGAAAAGGAAATAAGGGAGATGAAAGAAATGATAGATAGATTGGAAAAGAATTAA
- a CDS encoding PA2169 family four-helix-bundle protein produces the protein MNTDIKEIEDRLNDIIQKNEDSVKGYKKAAENTENAGLQNYFWNKAKERRTFLVELKTSTPTLNTRDKIDGSTAGALHRTWMDVKAFFSGDDAEAMLEEAIRGDKAAIEEYNEVLANTLVPPSLSSIIRRQRDWLMQDLERIKTLEDLR, from the coding sequence ATGAATACAGATATAAAAGAAATTGAAGACCGTTTGAATGACATCATTCAAAAGAATGAAGATTCCGTAAAGGGATATAAAAAAGCTGCCGAGAATACAGAGAATGCTGGCTTGCAAAATTATTTTTGGAATAAGGCCAAGGAGCGACGAACTTTTCTAGTTGAATTGAAGACTTCCACACCCACTCTAAATACACGGGATAAAATAGACGGAAGCACGGCCGGGGCATTACATAGAACGTGGATGGATGTTAAGGCATTTTTCTCCGGAGATGATGCTGAAGCCATGTTAGAAGAGGCAATTAGGGGCGACAAGGCTGCAATAGAGGAATACAACGAGGTGTTAGCCAATACGCTTGTACCACCATCTTTATCGTCCATAATAAGAAGACAACGGGATTGGTTAATGCAAGATTTAGAGAGAATTAAAACTTTAGAAGATTTGAGGTAA